A part of Paenarthrobacter sp. A20 genomic DNA contains:
- the ilvC gene encoding ketol-acid reductoisomerase, which yields MTEMFYDDDADLSIIQGRKVAIVGYGSQGHAHALNLRDSGVEVVIALKDGSKSAAKAEDAGFTVKNVADAAEWADVIMILAPDQHQRSIFNDSIKDKLTEGKALAFAHGFNIRFGYIEAPAGVDVILIAPKAPGHTVRREFEAGRGIPDIIAVEQDASGSAWDLAKSYAKAIGGTRAGVIKTTFTEETETDLFGEQSVLCGGVSQLVQYGFETLTEAGYQPQIAYFEVLHELKLIVDLMWEGGIAKQRWSVSDTAEYGDYVSGPRVITPEVKENMKAVLADIQSGAFAKRFIDDQDNGGAEFKELRAKAEQHPIEEVGRELRSLFSWQQQDADYVEGSAAR from the coding sequence GTGACTGAAATGTTCTATGACGACGACGCAGACCTGTCGATCATCCAGGGCCGCAAGGTAGCCATCGTTGGCTACGGTTCCCAGGGCCACGCCCACGCGCTCAACCTGCGCGATTCCGGCGTCGAGGTTGTTATCGCACTGAAGGACGGCTCCAAGTCGGCCGCCAAGGCAGAGGATGCAGGCTTCACGGTCAAGAACGTTGCGGACGCTGCCGAATGGGCAGACGTCATCATGATCCTGGCACCGGACCAGCACCAGCGCTCGATCTTCAACGATTCCATCAAGGACAAGCTGACCGAGGGCAAGGCGCTTGCCTTTGCACACGGCTTCAACATCCGCTTCGGCTACATCGAGGCTCCGGCCGGCGTTGACGTCATCCTGATCGCTCCGAAGGCTCCGGGCCACACCGTGCGCCGCGAATTCGAAGCCGGCCGCGGTATCCCGGACATCATCGCTGTTGAGCAGGACGCTTCCGGTTCCGCATGGGACCTGGCGAAGTCCTACGCCAAGGCCATCGGCGGCACCCGCGCCGGCGTCATCAAGACCACCTTCACCGAAGAGACCGAAACCGACCTCTTCGGCGAGCAGTCCGTCCTTTGCGGCGGCGTTTCCCAGCTCGTCCAGTACGGCTTCGAAACCCTGACCGAAGCCGGCTACCAGCCGCAGATCGCCTACTTCGAGGTTCTCCACGAGCTCAAGCTCATTGTGGACCTCATGTGGGAGGGTGGCATCGCCAAGCAGCGCTGGAGCGTTTCCGACACCGCTGAGTACGGCGACTACGTCTCCGGCCCGCGCGTCATCACCCCCGAGGTGAAGGAAAACATGAAGGCTGTCCTCGCGGACATCCAGAGCGGCGCGTTCGCCAAGCGCTTCATCGACGATCAGGACAACGGCGGCGCCGAGTTCAAGGAACTGCGTGCCAAGGCAGAGCAGCACCCCATCGAAGAGGTCGGCCGCGAACTGCGCTCCCTCTTCTCCTGGCAGCAGCAGGACGCCGACTACGTTGAAGGTTCCGCAGCCCGCTGA
- the ilvN gene encoding acetolactate synthase small subunit, with product MTRHTLSVLVEDKPGVLTRVASLFARRAFNINSLAVGPTEVPGMSRMTVVVDADGDLIEQVTKQLNKLVNVIKIVELTSESSVQRDHILVKVRADAATRLQVTQAADLFRAAVVDVSTDSLVIEATGTPEKLAALLSVLEPFGIREIVQSGTLAVGRGSRSMSDRALRSA from the coding sequence ATGACCCGCCACACACTGTCCGTTCTGGTAGAAGACAAGCCCGGCGTGCTGACCCGCGTGGCCAGCCTCTTCGCCCGGCGCGCATTCAATATCAATTCCCTGGCTGTGGGACCCACCGAAGTCCCCGGCATGTCCCGCATGACGGTTGTCGTCGACGCCGACGGCGACCTCATTGAGCAGGTCACCAAGCAGCTCAACAAGTTGGTCAACGTGATCAAGATTGTGGAGCTGACTTCAGAATCTTCCGTACAACGCGACCACATCCTGGTCAAGGTACGTGCGGATGCCGCGACACGCCTGCAGGTTACCCAAGCTGCAGACTTGTTCCGTGCCGCCGTCGTCGACGTGTCCACCGACTCGTTGGTGATTGAGGCAACCGGTACCCCCGAGAAGCTCGCTGCACTGCTCTCAGTGCTCGAGCCGTTCGGCATCCGTGAAATCGTGCAGTCCGGCACCTTGGCCGTTGGACGGGGATCCCGCTCCATGAGTGACAGGGCGCTCCGCTCCGCGTGA
- a CDS encoding acetolactate synthase large subunit, with amino-acid sequence MSKGSPISPSLMAAKSAGAHKAPEKVDRTAEAVVVDAVAPLSPVLGPNTVVPPTVMSGSQAIVRSLEELGVDDIFGLPGGAILPTYDPLMASSMNHILVRHEQGAGHAAQGYAMVTGRVGVCIATSGPGATNLVTAIMDAHMDSVPMVAITGQVSSGVIGTDAFQEADIVGITMPITKHSFLVTDPNDIPHVMAEAFHLASTGRPGPVLVDIAKDAQVGQMTFSWPPKVDLPGYRPVVRGHNKQVREAAKLIAAASKPVLYVGGGVVKGHASAELMELALATGAPVVTTLMARGAFPDSHPQHVGMPGMHGSVSAVTALQQADLLITLGARFDDRVTGVLKTFAPFAKVIHADIDPAEISKNRTADVPIVGSVKEIIPELTEAVKTQFELSGTPDLDSWWAFLGNLRDTYPLGWTEPEDGLTAPQRVIKRIGELTGPEGIYVAGVGQHQMWAAQFIKYERPHAWLNSGGAGTMGYSVPAAMGAKVGEPDRVVWAIDGDGCFQMTNQELATCAINNIPIKVAIINNSSLGMVRQWQTLFYEGRYSNTDLNTGHDTIRIPDFVKLADAYGCAALRCERDEDIDATIQKALEINDRPVVIDFVVSPNSMVWPMVPSGVSNDQIQVARNMTPEWEEED; translated from the coding sequence ATGAGCAAAGGATCGCCGATCAGCCCCTCGCTGATGGCTGCAAAGTCCGCTGGAGCCCACAAAGCTCCGGAAAAGGTCGACCGTACGGCTGAGGCCGTCGTCGTCGACGCTGTTGCGCCTCTCTCTCCTGTACTTGGGCCGAACACCGTTGTACCCCCAACGGTGATGTCCGGCTCGCAAGCAATTGTCCGCTCGCTCGAAGAACTCGGCGTGGACGATATTTTCGGTTTGCCCGGTGGCGCGATCCTGCCCACCTACGACCCCTTGATGGCTTCCAGCATGAATCACATCCTGGTCCGTCACGAACAGGGAGCCGGCCACGCCGCGCAAGGCTACGCCATGGTCACTGGACGGGTTGGCGTTTGCATCGCTACCTCGGGCCCCGGTGCCACCAACCTCGTTACCGCCATCATGGACGCCCACATGGACTCCGTGCCGATGGTGGCCATTACCGGCCAGGTCTCCAGCGGAGTCATCGGTACCGATGCCTTCCAGGAAGCGGACATCGTGGGTATCACGATGCCCATCACCAAGCACTCTTTCCTCGTGACGGACCCCAACGACATTCCGCACGTCATGGCAGAAGCTTTCCACCTCGCATCCACGGGCCGTCCCGGTCCTGTGCTGGTAGACATTGCCAAGGACGCCCAGGTGGGCCAGATGACGTTCTCCTGGCCGCCGAAGGTTGACCTGCCGGGCTACCGTCCAGTGGTCCGCGGCCACAATAAGCAGGTCCGCGAAGCTGCCAAGTTGATCGCCGCAGCAAGCAAGCCGGTCCTGTACGTGGGCGGCGGCGTAGTCAAGGGCCACGCCTCGGCCGAGCTGATGGAACTCGCGCTGGCTACCGGCGCCCCTGTGGTCACCACGTTGATGGCACGTGGCGCATTCCCTGATTCCCATCCCCAGCACGTTGGCATGCCCGGCATGCACGGCTCAGTATCCGCCGTGACTGCCTTGCAGCAGGCCGACTTGCTGATCACCCTTGGTGCCCGGTTTGATGACCGGGTCACGGGTGTATTGAAGACCTTCGCCCCCTTCGCCAAGGTCATCCACGCAGATATTGATCCCGCGGAAATTTCCAAGAACCGTACAGCCGATGTCCCGATTGTTGGCTCGGTCAAGGAAATCATTCCGGAGCTCACCGAAGCCGTAAAAACGCAGTTTGAACTCAGCGGGACCCCGGACCTGGATTCCTGGTGGGCCTTCCTGGGCAACCTGCGGGACACATATCCGCTGGGTTGGACGGAGCCTGAAGACGGGCTCACGGCTCCGCAGCGCGTGATCAAGCGCATCGGTGAGCTCACCGGTCCCGAAGGCATCTACGTTGCCGGCGTCGGCCAGCACCAGATGTGGGCCGCCCAGTTCATCAAGTACGAACGGCCCCACGCCTGGCTGAATTCAGGTGGCGCAGGAACCATGGGATACTCGGTTCCGGCAGCCATGGGTGCCAAAGTCGGCGAACCGGACCGCGTGGTCTGGGCCATCGACGGTGACGGCTGCTTCCAGATGACCAATCAGGAACTGGCCACCTGTGCCATCAACAACATCCCCATCAAGGTGGCCATCATCAATAACTCCTCGCTGGGCATGGTCCGCCAATGGCAGACGTTGTTCTACGAGGGCCGCTACTCGAACACGGACCTGAACACAGGCCATGACACCATCCGGATTCCGGACTTCGTGAAACTGGCCGATGCCTACGGTTGCGCCGCACTGCGGTGTGAGCGTGACGAAGACATCGACGCCACCATCCAGAAGGCCCTCGAGATCAATGACCGCCCGGTGGTCATCGACTTCGTCGTCAGCCCCAACTCGATGGTGTGGCCCATGGTGCCTTCGGGCGTCAGCAATGACCAGATCCAGGTTGCCCGCAACATGACCCCGGAATGGGAAGAGGAGGACTAG
- the ilvD gene encoding dihydroxy-acid dehydratase: protein MSDTTQIATDNTPDIKPRSRVVTDGIHAAPARGMFRAVGMGDDDFAKPQIGVASSWNEITPCNLSLNRLAQGAKEGVHAGGGFPMQFGTISVSDGISMGHEGMHFSLVSREVIADSVETVMQAERIDGSVLLAGCDKSLPGMLMAAARLDLASVFLYAGSIMPGWVKLEDGSEKEVTLIDAFEAVGACAAGKMSMEDLTRIEKAICPGEGACGGMYTANTMACIGEALGMSLPGSAAPPSADRRRDDFARKSGEAVVNLLRLGITARDIMTKKAFENAIAVTMAFGGSTNAVLHLLAIAREAEVELTLDDFNRIGDKIPHLGDLKPFGRYVMTDVDKIGGVPVIMKALLDAGLLHGDCLTVTGKTLAENLASINPPDLDGKILRALDNPIHKTGGITILHGTMAPEGAVVKSAGFDADVFEGTARVFEREQGALNALDNGEIHKGDVVVIRYEGPKGGPGMREMLAITGAIKGAGLGKDVLLLTDGRFSGGTTGLCIGHVAPEAVDGGPIAFVQDGDRIRVDIAARSFDLLVDEAELEARKVGWEPLPAKFTKGVLAKYAKLVHSASTGAYCG, encoded by the coding sequence ATGAGTGACACCACCCAGATTGCGACAGACAACACGCCGGACATCAAGCCCCGCAGCCGGGTCGTGACCGACGGCATTCACGCGGCACCCGCCCGCGGGATGTTCCGCGCGGTCGGCATGGGCGACGACGACTTTGCCAAACCCCAGATTGGTGTCGCCAGTTCATGGAATGAGATCACCCCCTGCAACCTCTCCCTCAACCGCCTCGCGCAGGGTGCCAAGGAAGGCGTCCACGCCGGCGGTGGCTTCCCGATGCAGTTCGGCACCATTTCCGTTTCAGACGGCATTTCCATGGGCCATGAGGGCATGCACTTCTCGCTCGTTTCCCGCGAGGTCATTGCCGACTCCGTGGAAACCGTGATGCAGGCCGAGCGCATCGACGGCTCGGTTCTCCTGGCCGGTTGCGACAAGTCGCTTCCCGGCATGCTCATGGCCGCGGCCCGCCTGGACCTCGCCTCGGTCTTCCTCTACGCCGGCTCCATCATGCCGGGGTGGGTCAAGCTTGAGGACGGCTCGGAGAAGGAAGTTACCCTCATCGACGCTTTCGAAGCCGTCGGCGCCTGCGCCGCGGGCAAGATGAGCATGGAGGACCTTACCCGGATCGAAAAGGCCATTTGTCCCGGCGAGGGCGCCTGCGGCGGCATGTACACGGCCAACACCATGGCATGCATCGGCGAGGCCCTGGGCATGTCCCTTCCGGGGTCGGCCGCCCCACCCTCGGCAGACCGCCGTCGTGATGACTTCGCCCGGAAGTCCGGTGAAGCGGTAGTCAACCTGCTGCGCCTGGGCATCACGGCCCGCGACATCATGACCAAGAAGGCCTTCGAAAATGCCATTGCCGTCACCATGGCATTCGGTGGTTCCACCAATGCCGTGCTGCACCTCCTGGCCATTGCCCGCGAGGCGGAAGTTGAGCTGACGCTGGATGACTTCAACCGCATCGGCGACAAGATCCCGCACCTCGGGGACCTCAAGCCATTCGGCCGGTACGTCATGACTGACGTGGATAAGATCGGCGGCGTGCCCGTCATCATGAAGGCGCTGCTCGACGCCGGCCTGCTGCACGGTGACTGCCTCACCGTCACCGGCAAGACCCTTGCCGAAAACCTCGCCTCGATCAACCCGCCGGACCTTGACGGCAAGATCCTTCGCGCCTTGGACAACCCCATCCACAAGACCGGCGGCATCACCATCCTCCACGGCACCATGGCCCCGGAAGGAGCCGTGGTGAAGAGCGCCGGTTTCGACGCCGATGTCTTCGAAGGCACCGCGCGTGTGTTCGAGCGTGAGCAAGGCGCACTGAACGCGCTGGACAATGGCGAAATCCATAAGGGTGATGTTGTGGTCATCCGCTATGAAGGACCCAAGGGTGGACCCGGCATGCGGGAGATGCTGGCCATCACAGGAGCCATCAAGGGCGCGGGCCTGGGCAAGGATGTCCTCCTGCTCACGGACGGCCGTTTCTCGGGTGGTACCACGGGCCTGTGCATCGGCCACGTTGCGCCGGAAGCGGTCGACGGCGGTCCCATCGCCTTCGTGCAGGATGGCGACCGGATCCGCGTAGACATCGCGGCCCGATCGTTCGACCTCCTGGTTGACGAAGCCGAGCTTGAAGCCCGCAAGGTGGGCTGGGAGCCGCTGCCGGCCAAGTTCACCAAGGGTGTCCTGGCCAAGTACGCCAAGTTGGTCCACAGTGCCTCCACTGGGGCGTACTGCGGATAG
- a CDS encoding LysR family transcriptional regulator: MDFKRLQILRELADRQSVGATADAMNVTASAVSQQLKTLQAEIGVVLVEKVGRGVQLTEAGHAMAAAAADIATAMARAESTIDTYRKGWQARVSAAFFPSAAEMLLPGVLHRVAAVDGLTFDAHFEDPGTAHFAPLVADYDIVLAHSVDGPEVFARQGLMVVPLLEEALDVAMPAGHPLSAKAVLSPEDVVDYPWIGVPEGFPFDTVLRQIELNAGRQASRGQRYPDLRVLEALVGAGHGICLLPRYTARASARRGLVLRPLTEVKASRSIVALLRQEVAARATISLVVDILKDEAAAIGRELHDSHHDT; the protein is encoded by the coding sequence ATGGACTTCAAAAGGCTGCAGATTCTGCGCGAGTTGGCAGACCGGCAAAGCGTTGGCGCAACGGCTGATGCCATGAATGTCACTGCTTCTGCTGTTTCCCAGCAATTGAAAACCCTGCAGGCGGAAATCGGTGTTGTGCTCGTTGAGAAGGTGGGCAGGGGTGTTCAGCTCACGGAGGCCGGGCACGCCATGGCCGCCGCTGCTGCAGACATCGCCACCGCCATGGCAAGGGCGGAATCCACCATCGACACCTATCGGAAGGGCTGGCAGGCGCGCGTTTCGGCGGCCTTCTTCCCCAGCGCCGCCGAGATGCTGTTGCCAGGTGTGTTGCATCGGGTCGCGGCTGTGGACGGCCTCACCTTTGACGCCCATTTCGAGGACCCGGGTACAGCCCATTTCGCACCTTTGGTGGCGGATTACGACATCGTCCTTGCCCACAGCGTGGATGGGCCGGAGGTTTTCGCTCGTCAGGGACTGATGGTGGTGCCGTTGCTGGAAGAGGCCCTGGACGTCGCGATGCCGGCCGGCCACCCCCTGTCGGCCAAGGCCGTGCTAAGTCCCGAGGACGTCGTTGACTACCCCTGGATCGGCGTTCCGGAGGGGTTCCCTTTTGACACCGTCCTTCGGCAGATTGAACTGAACGCCGGCAGGCAGGCTTCGAGGGGTCAACGGTATCCGGACCTGAGGGTGCTTGAGGCCCTCGTGGGTGCCGGCCACGGAATCTGCCTTCTCCCGCGTTATACGGCCCGGGCCAGTGCCAGACGAGGTTTGGTCCTTCGACCACTCACGGAGGTGAAAGCCAGCAGGAGCATCGTTGCCTTGTTGCGCCAGGAGGTTGCCGCGCGGGCCACCATCTCCCTTGTCGTGGACATACTCAAGGACGAGGCTGCCGCAATCGGCAGGGAACTCCACGATTCCCACCACGACACATAA
- a CDS encoding sorbosone dehydrogenase family protein codes for MGRHAVARRISLMPASAFALILALASCTGSPSSPGSAATPGATAPSSTASAGGGQGTVGPQPATDLLGKLDVGLELPWSVVFLPNGTAVVSERDSAQVKGIRDGRATTIGEVPGVDPGGEGGLLGLAVSPTYPTDRWLYAYFTSASDNRIARMRLDEDAGGRLSLGDPEVIFSGISKASTHNGGRIRFGPDGFLYVGTGDSQRREQPQDTNALGGKILRLTPEGRAAPGNPFGENPVYSYGHRNVQGLAWDSEGRLWASEFGPDVDDELNLITPGGNYGWPAVTGAPGRAGLIDAKVVWPSTSEASPSGLEIVDGVAYTGALRGQRLWAVPLNAGTAGEPVAYFTGEYGRLRDVARAPDGTLWVLSNNKNPDFALILRGSS; via the coding sequence ATGGGCAGGCACGCAGTGGCACGGCGCATCTCGCTCATGCCTGCTTCGGCATTCGCCCTGATCCTGGCCCTGGCTTCATGCACTGGCAGTCCATCGTCGCCGGGATCCGCAGCGACCCCGGGGGCGACAGCCCCCTCCTCAACTGCCAGTGCTGGAGGCGGTCAGGGGACGGTGGGCCCCCAGCCCGCCACTGACCTCCTGGGGAAGCTCGACGTCGGGTTGGAGCTCCCTTGGTCCGTCGTCTTCCTGCCGAACGGCACAGCGGTGGTATCCGAGCGCGATTCGGCCCAGGTCAAGGGCATTCGCGATGGCCGGGCCACAACCATAGGTGAGGTTCCCGGCGTCGACCCCGGAGGCGAAGGTGGCCTGCTGGGCCTTGCCGTGTCGCCGACTTACCCCACAGACCGTTGGCTGTATGCCTATTTCACTTCTGCGAGCGACAACCGTATTGCGCGGATGCGGCTCGACGAGGACGCAGGCGGGAGGCTGTCACTCGGCGACCCGGAAGTCATCTTCTCCGGCATATCCAAGGCATCAACCCACAACGGCGGCCGGATCCGCTTTGGCCCCGATGGATTCCTTTACGTAGGCACAGGCGACTCCCAGCGCAGGGAACAGCCGCAGGATACCAATGCCTTGGGCGGCAAGATCCTGCGCCTTACTCCGGAAGGACGTGCCGCCCCGGGAAATCCGTTCGGTGAAAATCCCGTCTACAGCTACGGTCATCGCAACGTCCAGGGCTTGGCATGGGACAGCGAAGGAAGGTTATGGGCCAGCGAGTTTGGTCCGGACGTGGATGACGAACTGAACCTCATAACGCCGGGGGGCAACTATGGATGGCCTGCAGTGACCGGCGCACCCGGCAGGGCCGGACTGATCGACGCCAAGGTCGTGTGGCCTTCAACTTCCGAGGCGTCCCCGAGCGGACTCGAAATCGTGGACGGCGTGGCCTACACAGGCGCCCTGCGAGGTCAACGGCTCTGGGCAGTCCCGCTCAACGCCGGGACGGCTGGTGAACCTGTGGCCTATTTCACAGGTGAATATGGGCGGTTGCGGGATGTGGCCAGAGCTCCGGACGGCACGCTGTGGGTCCTGAGCAACAACAAAAACCCCGACTTCGCGCTGATCCTGCGGGGCTCATCCTGA
- a CDS encoding MarR family winged helix-turn-helix transcriptional regulator — MPDMERWPTTRLLSTAARLVEISWNEKLKSIGLTHAGVIAMQVLAAKGAITQAALAEVARVKAQTMGTTLARLELHGHITRQRSDSDRRSHVVTLTEAGSAALAEAVKLEQDVLSPVAVDTARLREELRIVVRGLAGLPAPETESPETGTDVPKV, encoded by the coding sequence ATGCCAGATATGGAGAGATGGCCCACCACCCGATTGCTTTCGACAGCTGCGCGCCTGGTGGAAATCTCGTGGAACGAAAAACTTAAGTCCATCGGCCTTACCCACGCCGGAGTCATTGCCATGCAGGTGCTTGCCGCCAAAGGTGCAATTACGCAGGCGGCGCTGGCCGAAGTTGCGCGGGTCAAGGCCCAGACAATGGGCACTACCCTCGCGCGGCTGGAGTTGCATGGGCACATCACCCGCCAACGCAGCGACTCCGACCGCAGGAGCCACGTGGTCACCCTTACCGAGGCCGGGAGCGCAGCCCTCGCGGAAGCTGTAAAGCTTGAGCAGGATGTCTTGTCCCCCGTAGCCGTTGATACCGCACGGTTGCGGGAGGAACTCAGGATAGTAGTCCGGGGGTTGGCGGGGCTGCCGGCTCCGGAAACGGAGTCCCCGGAGACTGGCACCGACGTACCCAAAGTCTGA
- the bcp gene encoding thioredoxin-dependent thiol peroxidase: protein MAERLIPGDVAPDFTLPDESGNSVSLSDFRGRKTIVYFYPAASTPGCTKEACDFRDTLGSLQAAGYDVVGISPDPAKALAKFSAEEQLTFPLLSDEDHAVADAYAAWGEKKNYGKTYMGLIRSTIVVDPDGKVSLAQYNVRATGHVAKLRRDLKLDK from the coding sequence GTGGCAGAACGACTTATCCCGGGCGACGTCGCCCCGGACTTCACCCTTCCGGACGAATCAGGCAATAGCGTCAGCCTCTCGGACTTCCGTGGGCGAAAAACCATCGTCTATTTCTACCCGGCAGCGTCCACGCCCGGCTGCACCAAGGAAGCGTGCGACTTCCGCGACACTCTTGGTTCCCTGCAGGCCGCCGGCTACGACGTCGTAGGCATCTCCCCCGATCCCGCCAAGGCGCTGGCAAAGTTCTCGGCCGAGGAACAACTGACATTCCCACTCCTCTCCGACGAAGACCACGCCGTCGCGGACGCCTACGCGGCATGGGGCGAGAAGAAGAACTACGGCAAGACCTACATGGGATTGATCCGTTCCACGATCGTTGTCGACCCCGACGGAAAAGTGTCCCTGGCGCAGTACAACGTTCGCGCCACGGGCCACGTTGCCAAGCTGCGCCGGGACCTCAAGCTGGACAAGTAG
- a CDS encoding ABC transporter substrate-binding protein, giving the protein MRRLTVQFGAAVAVLGLAACTGSPGPAPSSSASSSAPAEPAAIFNFGTASMPLGLDPAMTADSESYRITRQVLEGLVGVDGATGETTPLLATEWKDSNNGLSYDFTLRSEVTFHDGTPLDAAAVCANFNRWFTFPADLRKQAPGISFQGVFKAYSDEPVFSIFKDCKVVSANDVQINLTRPFTGFLQALTLPAFAISSPAALEAQKANVLDQARNGQAVSAYASHPVGTGPYEFSAWDENKVSLSSYKGYWGNRGQIATINFIPYDRAETRQQALLDGKIDAYDLVTSGTFDQLVKKGVQIIQRDPFSVMYLGINQAVAPLEKLEVRQAIEMAVDKETLIRRFFIDNTAQASQFVPPKLSGFNNNAPSLGYNPEKAKELLEKAGYKGEEIKFYYPLNATRAYMPTPEKIYAEISRQLVAVGFNIKPVPVDWEDGYLQRVQSAGDRGLHLLGWNGSYADADNFLGPLFGETRAEFGYSDSEVFHKIERARAMPNGDDRNAQYQAINAEIAASVPAVPIAFPISALALSNKVESYPASPVLNEVFTNVRLKP; this is encoded by the coding sequence ATGCGGCGCCTGACCGTACAGTTCGGAGCTGCCGTAGCGGTTTTGGGACTGGCAGCGTGCACCGGATCCCCCGGGCCGGCACCGTCTTCGTCAGCAAGCAGTTCCGCCCCCGCGGAGCCCGCGGCCATCTTCAACTTCGGCACGGCCTCCATGCCCTTGGGGTTGGACCCCGCCATGACGGCCGATTCCGAGTCCTACCGGATCACCCGCCAGGTCCTTGAAGGACTGGTCGGCGTCGATGGCGCGACAGGCGAGACCACCCCCCTCCTTGCCACGGAGTGGAAGGACAGCAACAACGGGCTCAGCTACGATTTCACGCTTCGCTCCGAAGTAACATTCCACGACGGCACGCCCTTGGACGCTGCCGCTGTCTGCGCCAACTTCAACCGCTGGTTCACCTTCCCTGCGGACCTCCGAAAGCAAGCACCCGGGATTTCTTTCCAAGGTGTTTTCAAGGCCTACTCCGACGAACCAGTGTTCTCCATCTTCAAAGATTGCAAGGTGGTCTCGGCCAACGATGTCCAAATCAACCTGACCCGGCCCTTCACCGGTTTCCTGCAGGCGTTGACCCTCCCCGCCTTCGCCATCTCCTCCCCGGCGGCCCTTGAAGCACAAAAGGCCAACGTCCTGGACCAAGCCCGCAATGGCCAGGCCGTGTCCGCCTATGCCTCCCATCCCGTAGGAACGGGGCCCTATGAGTTCAGCGCCTGGGACGAGAACAAAGTGTCACTCTCCAGCTATAAGGGTTACTGGGGAAACAGGGGCCAGATAGCCACCATCAACTTCATCCCCTACGATCGCGCTGAAACGCGGCAGCAGGCCCTCCTGGACGGCAAGATCGACGCCTACGACCTCGTGACGTCGGGGACCTTCGACCAGTTGGTCAAAAAGGGTGTCCAGATCATCCAACGCGACCCCTTCTCCGTGATGTACCTCGGCATCAACCAGGCAGTGGCGCCCCTGGAAAAGCTGGAAGTCCGCCAGGCAATCGAAATGGCAGTCGACAAGGAAACGCTGATCCGTCGGTTCTTCATCGACAACACGGCGCAGGCATCACAGTTCGTGCCGCCCAAGCTCAGTGGCTTCAATAACAATGCCCCCTCGCTGGGCTACAACCCGGAGAAGGCCAAGGAGCTGCTGGAAAAGGCGGGCTACAAGGGCGAGGAAATCAAGTTCTACTACCCCTTGAACGCCACCCGCGCCTACATGCCCACTCCCGAGAAGATTTACGCCGAGATCAGCCGGCAATTGGTTGCAGTGGGCTTCAACATCAAGCCCGTGCCGGTGGACTGGGAGGACGGTTACCTGCAACGGGTTCAGTCGGCGGGCGACCGCGGCCTGCACCTTCTGGGCTGGAACGGCTCCTACGCCGACGCCGACAACTTCCTCGGGCCCCTGTTCGGTGAGACCCGGGCTGAGTTCGGATACTCGGACTCGGAAGTCTTCCACAAGATCGAGCGGGCACGTGCCATGCCCAACGGCGACGACCGAAACGCCCAGTACCAGGCAATCAACGCAGAGATCGCGGCGTCGGTCCCTGCCGTCCCGATTGCCTTCCCCATCTCCGCGTTGGCGTTGTCCAACAAGGTGGAAAGCTACCCGGCTTCACCAGTCCTCAACGAAGTTTTCACAAACGTCCGCCTAAAGCCTTGA